TCTcgcgcattagtgtataaatccatgtgccggaaaccaagtgtgtgcattcgTGCATAGCGTATtggcgaaggagacaggttgggtaccgtacccgtacgcgtacttgcggaagttttcgaaccgaaaatttcttctgaggtttggtagtttacaaactggaaaaccagtcaccttaagtatgtgtaaccgtacgcgtacccacggaagttttcgaaccgaaaatttctgctgagttttcaaactcaattcCGGTAAAGCTGAGGTacacgtacccaagatggttatatctCAAATAGGTATCTCATGAACTTAAagcaataaatcaataaggaatgcattttttgcaaactgtggctatattgttcatgaattgattcaagtgaatcaaaccgattttgtttcaattatgtttaTTATaaggatctaagcaattgaacaactctttaactagttcttttgaattcatttgaactagttgtaaaatatggttgatatgaaagttactcatatggctaaccattggtcaaccatttgtgaaccaaccaaatgtacacgtttaggtaccgtttctcaaacctaaatgaatgcatttcatttgtgtatggaaagctaagtttcgatctaacggttgaaagatattagcttggagaaatcatgttttttatctaacggtgaatattgaatgttttgttactaagctaacttagattgcaaaccctgattcgaaaactatataaaaaaaatgaatctTCCACCTAATAAAACCACCTTACCTTTCCTCATGAGCCTCTACGATGAACATGATATCCTGACAGGTTCAAATTTTGACGAAACTTGTACAAGTGAGCGTTAATTGAGAGACGAAACTTGTACAAGTGAGCGTGAATTGAGAGATGACCCCACAAGGGCCTTGACACCATCCTTTAAATATCTCTTATATGAAGGGATATAGTACCCCATAACTCCAAAGTTCCATGGCTTCTAATGGTGTACCAAATTGCTCGGGGTACCAAATTACATATAGGACAAAATAGCAATTGTCTTTGGGTTGGTACACCCCTAACAATTTGGTACCTGCATTGGCAGTCTTGCAAAGTTCTTTCTTGCAAACCAGAAGATATAATACGCATCTATCCAACTAAGTAATGGAGTTAGCGTTGCCCCTTCAACATGGAAAGAATTTTTCTCTAGCGCTGCTAGATCAATTTTGATCTAGCAGCAACAGTGCCTGACATTTGGTCTTTTTCTGAGGGAAGTAAACCATGGCTTGAACcatattttctttccaaatatTTGGTTGTCGTTTTTAAATTGCAAACTTCCACCAGTTCTGAACACTAATTATCCGGGTATCCTTGACCTACTGTTCAAAAAAAGAGCATTCATCTCATTTCTCCCTTAACAAAATCGTCTTTGAAGCACAGCATAGTATGATACTGACACAAAGATTTTTCAATAGTCAATATTTGACGACATGCAATAATCAGAAGGAATCCATAAGATAATGAATCCATACTACCTAAAGTTGGAATAGTCACCAACCCATCCCCTACAAACAAACCAAAAATAAGTAGAGCGGCAGAAAAACTATTCGCAATGGAGGTAATTTCAGAATCTTCTCCATAGATATATGGAAGTCCCAATAATGGTAAAAGGTAAACGAGATGAGTAaccattttaaaattttaaattttactaTTATTGGCGCTCATTGTCACCAGGTTTACATCTTGTTACAACAACTTTGTCCTTTTCAACTCCTGAAGAATAACACAACAAATATTATATTGATGTTTCCAGTAAACTTATTAAGAAGAGAAAGAAGCCTGAATTGAGGTAACGAATTGTTACCTTCTATATTGGCTTCTATTTCGATTTCAAATTTCTGTAATTTACATCATTAACGGCaaccaaaaaaaatattccaTGTGAATATTTGCCATGAGATGTTTACGTCATAAACGACAACCAAAAGAATTGAATCCTATCATTGGGGTTTAGAGAGTCAAGGTATTTTGATCATTTTGGGGGCTTAAATTCTTTGGGAGGCAAAAACTAGATGGGGAGAGATTCAAGTGACTTAAAAGTCTGATTTACCCTCTCCtctaaataaaacctaatctTAATTTTAACCCTCTCCCCATTCATTTTCTctattctccttcatcttctcaaaaaactctcaaaaaccaaaatcaaaaacttTTTTTCTCCATTGATTCTCAAGATGGCATCAAGACCAAAAGTAACAAGATCCGGCCGATTGAACCTTGATTCTGAAACAGGGCAAGTTATTGATGTTCCTTTTAATGGAGATGTGGTGAACCAATCTCTCCAAACACTAAATCCCTATGTGGTGAACCAATTTGTTCAAACACCTGCAAATCTCCACAAATGACTCCTACAaggtaagaatcgaaaaacccACAAGTTATTTTATCATTAGATTGAAAAAATAAGTTCGATTGATGATTTTAGGGTatttcaaaattcatttctgAAGGGTTCACGGCTGGGATATCATATCGTCCTGGCCGTAATTGCAACCTAACGGTTGGGACATCACGAACTCCCATCCGTTAACCTCTTAAACAGTTAGGAAATTTTGATATCCCAACCGTTATATGTTTACACGGATGGGACTTTCCCAACCGTAAAAACCCTGTGTTAGCTGATTTTTTTCATAGTTGAGTGTTTCCGGCTAGAAATTTCCTAACCGTAACCAATAGTTCTTGACCGTTATCCATGTTTCCTAACCAATTTATTAATTATGGTTAGGTAGGGGCACACTTCCCAGCCGTAATCGTGTAAACGGCTAGGTCGTGTACATTGTTTATAGCCGAGACTTTATTTACGGTTAGGATGTCCCAGTCATCCCAGCCGATAATATTTACCACGGATGGGTTTTTGTTAGTTTCTAACCGTAATTGTATAACTCTGATTTGTTTTTCAGCATTTTTAGGAAccctaaaaaggaaaaagaagcccAGGAGCTTCCAATGTGTGACATTTCTATGATGATGGTTAAGCGAGCTAAGTGGATAGCCAGGGGACTGCAACGCAACATTGAGGAGGTCTTGTATTTGGATTGCGACCAACAAAAAACACTTCTTCTCAGGCTTCAAGAGTTACATAATCCAATGAGGGATGATCTATATACTGACAACGAGGATGATTGGATGAGTGGTTCCCAAACTCCccaaagttcttcttcatcatcttctgactatgttcccaagaatattggtcgtGGTGAATAAATTGTTTACGTACTTGTTTAAGACTTTGTTTTAGTATATTTGCGTTGATTTAGCTTGTTTTCAGTAATTGGATATTAATGTACCTCGAATGAATGGATACTAGTGTTTTAATTATCTAGCAGAGAACAAAATTTACTAACAATCCAGAGTAAAAAACGGATGGGATAACCAACCGTGAATTGATGGTACGGCTAGAATTACTAGCCGTATATTAGTTTACGTCCAGCAATATCAGCCGTAAACTTGACATTGCCCAGAAATACGGGTGGGATTCCCAGCCGTAATTCTGCGAAAAAATTAAACTACCAATTCATTGGGCATTACACGGTTGAATTCCCAACCGTAATTCTGTGAATTGGTAATCACGGTTGGGTTTTCAGGCCGTTACTTCTTAAACGGTGAGGTTTTTCAGCCGTTGTTTAGTACACGGTCAGGTATTCCCAGCCGTTTCTCTTAAACGGCTAGGTCGTGTTAGCGTAAAACCTGGCCGTAATGATTGATTCAAAATTAGTTTTTTTAAACATATGATAAAACTAGATTAAAATTTTCATTTATAATGAGCGATTCAAAAAACAAAGGTTCACATCTCAATCAAAATACAAAGGTTCACACCACATTCATACAAAGGTTTATATGATCACCATCCTTCAAAATAACATTTTTATCATATTATCACTAACCTTGAAACCACATTTACTCATAGTCATCATCATTGGAAGTCTCATAATCATCCTCATCGGAAGTCATTAGTATACAAGGAGCATCCCTTGACAACTTCAATGCTTTCCACAATTCAAATCTTTCTTCAAACCTAGCACACCAACCCAATGATATTTCATTGTCACCACCATCTCCCCTCCTTAATGGAGGTAATAGGGATTCTTCTTTCAATTGGAGGCCGATAAAATGGCTCATGCTCACAAACCCCATGGTGACTATCCTTGTTGATTCATCATCGGTAAAAGTTGATCTTGTTGGTGCGTATGTAGCACTATCGGCATAGGAGATGGAATGAATAACGCAATGAAATGCGTTGGCGAGTCGATAGCCACATATTGgaattctcatccaatattcactTGTCAATTTAGTGTTGACCTTTAAACGCCGTTCAAATGCTTCGAACCTCTCTTTTAGCACCGCCCCCGCTTCATCCCTTTCGAATCTCATCATCCGCTTATAGAAATCCGGGGAACACCgtaattcaagcaaacacttttcccTTACATAAGTAATTTGTTCTACCTTCCAAGATCTTGCATCATCCGCAAAGGATCCAAGTTGATCTAGGAacacatggtaaccacaatttccGTCCCCCGAAACATCATCGGTGGACTTGACATATTCATGAATAAAATGTGGTAAATAAtgcatgtaatttttgtatattatATGCGTAGGTCGGATATAATTGCATTCCTCATCTATATGGGGTGATATACCTAATCCTACGTCTATGTAAACCGTCTTTTTCTCACCACGAACAACTACTTGTGGGGTGGTTTGCGATGGTTCGACCAATGGTGCTTTTACTTTGACATTATTACCTCGGCTTCTCGCTAATTGCTTCATACTAATTGCACTACTAACTTTTCTTTGGACGCTATtaccttcttttgttgttgaacctTGTTGGGATGCCACAACCACCTTCTTCTTGGGGCCTTTTACCTTCACTTCACTAGTTCGGCTTGGTCCGCCTTTTTCCATTTCCTTTCCCTTTGTTGAACCTTCCTAGGATGGAATAACCGGTTCTTTAATTTTGAATCCATCATTAACCTTTCTTTTTGAAACTTCTTGGGATGCAACAACCACCTTCTTCTTGGGTCCTTTTACCTTCACTCCACTAGTTCGACTTGGTCCGCCTTTTTCCATTTCCTTTCCATTTGTTGAACCTTCTTGGGATAGAACAACCGGTTCTTTAATTTTGACTCCATAATTAACCTTTATTTTTGAAACTCCATCATTAGCCATATCTTTCGATTCCTTGTACAACTCGTTCAACTTTTCAAAACCCGAAAGATATCTATGCATTGAAGGAGTCAATTGTGGACTCTCTTGAACCTTTCTCTTAGCTTCCTCTCTTTCAACTTTCCTCATTTTTTTGTTCGAAGGCCTACCCTTTCCCTTCACCTTGGAAGGTTCAAAAATATCATCTCTAGTGAAAGAACGATTGAATTTACACAATTCATACAACCAAAGTTTCCTTTGCACCGGTAATAAAGAAGCATACTTGTCAAAAAGTTCCTTGTGTGTGTCTGTGTCGCAAAACACGTCCCCAAGACCTTGATTGGGTAATGGATCGCTGAATGTTAGTTGTTTCCAAAATGGATCTATATCTTCGATCAGAATCATCCTTGTGGGGTAATTGTCTACCATATGCTTACATGGGAGGCCCTAAGCCGTCTTAATGGTACAAATGCATTTAATTCCCGGTGGAATATCATTATTCTCCCAAGCCTCCACTTGATCCATAATTTTTAGGATTGCCCATTGGGAAACGCATAAATGTAATCCCCGGAACCAAGGGTTCTCCCTGTAATCAACAAGCCTTCTAGATCGGCTCAATTCAAATTTCCCTTTAATTCTATCAAGATCACGCTTGAAATATTCAACAATGGCtccaaaaacaacaataaatccaccatcacaaccatttaACTTGCTTTTGAACCGATAGTGAGACGACTCCATCGTTCTTGTGTCTTGATTGTCATAATGTCTATAACGGTTTACCCATGCACTTACAAACTTCTCTTTGTGGGGATccaataactccttcttcaaatatTCTATAACATCCGGGTAGTTATCTCATTTTTCCAATACAAAACGCTCCCTTGCGAAAAAAACATCTTGCGTGAGCGACCATATTAATTGTTCCCAATCACGTTAAAAATCCGCCCATTTTACCTCTGCTATCTCATCATCGATCTTAAACTTATCTTTCGCTTCTTGTTGTTTCTCCTTGGGTAGTTTTTTGATCCTCTCCATTTCGGTCTTCCTTGCTAGCCAAATAACCCTCTTGCAATTAGTTTGCACATTGTTTCATATATGAAATGTGCAAAGATGGTAACGCGCGTTGGGAAAAACACGTGGTATATCCCACATCAATGATTTCTCCTTATCCGTAATCAACATCCTCTGAGTATAACCTCTTGATACAATAGCTTTACCTTCTGCAATGCCCATTCATAACTTTCCTTTGACTcgtctttcaagaaacaaaacgcaACAGTAAATGTTGACTTGGTAGATGTTTTCCCAACAAATTTCAATATTGGCATGTTGTACTTGTTCGTTTTATACGTGCAATCCATAAAGGGAATTTGATGGAAGAATCTTGTCAATTCTACACATTCCGGATTCGCGATGAAAAGATATTccacttcattttcttcatttgtttcATAGGAGGTTGGGTACTTTGCCtcctcaaacaaaaacaataattgttGCATAAGCACCCTATCTTGCCATgactcatttctaaattttactctTTCTTTATAGATAGTTGCCAATGAGGATGAGTTTGAGGGGTTTAACACCTTCACGCCACTAAGAATATCAATAGGTCTTGTACGTCTTTTACTCAACACGCGTACTAACTATTTTTCTAAAGGGTTGAGCTTTGACGAATAAGGATGGTTGATCAAACTCTTCGGAATAGGACGAGTATGATAACCCAAGACTACTTTTTCCATATACCACACTTTCTTGGCGCcgttaaatttaaatttaagcttaAAATGGCATCC
This genomic stretch from Papaver somniferum cultivar HN1 chromosome 5, ASM357369v1, whole genome shotgun sequence harbors:
- the LOC113279735 gene encoding uncharacterized protein LOC113279735, whose protein sequence is MEKGGPSRTSEVKVKGPKKKVVVASQQGSTTKEGNSVQRKVSSAISMKQLARSRGNNVKVKAPLVEPSQTTPQVVVRGEKKTVYIDVGLGISPHIDEECNYIRPTHIIYKNYMHYLPHFIHEYVKSTDDVSGDGNCGYHVFLDQLGSFADDARSWKVEQITYVREKCLLELRCSPDFYKRMMRFERDEAGAVLKERFEAFERRLKVNTKLTSEYWMRIPICGYRLANAFHCVIHSISYADSATYAPTRSTFTDDESTRIVTMGFVSMSHFIGLQLKEESLLPPLRRGDGGDNEISLGWCARFEERFELWKALKLSRDAPCILMTSDEDDYETSNDDDYE